A region of Micromonospora chokoriensis DNA encodes the following proteins:
- a CDS encoding DNA polymerase domain-containing protein: protein MATAAEEIRVGERLVRVSSPDKPYFPERGLTKLDVVRYFLAVGDGILRALRDRPTMLERWPRGVFEGATIATRQTNRGDAFYQKRLPAGAPEWVRTAHITFPSGRTADEIAPSELAVVIWAANLGTLRFHPWPVSATDVERPDQLRIDLDPLPGVGFEQVVPVAREVCAFLAELGMTGYPKTTGGRGLHIYLSIEPRWGFGECRRAVLALGREMQRRLPELVTTTWWRDQRDRPVFVDYNQMSRDHTMASAYSIRPTPRALVSAPLEWAELDDARPEDFDVLSMPARFAERGDPHAGLDGDRHSLEPLLELADREGLEAPPER from the coding sequence GTGGCCACGGCGGCGGAGGAGATCCGGGTGGGGGAGCGGCTGGTCCGCGTCTCCAGCCCCGACAAGCCCTACTTCCCGGAGCGGGGGCTGACCAAGCTGGACGTGGTCCGCTACTTCCTGGCGGTCGGCGACGGCATCCTGCGCGCGTTGCGGGACCGGCCGACGATGCTGGAGCGCTGGCCGCGCGGTGTCTTCGAGGGAGCGACGATCGCCACCCGGCAGACCAACCGGGGCGACGCGTTCTACCAGAAACGGTTGCCGGCGGGCGCGCCCGAGTGGGTGCGCACCGCACACATCACCTTCCCCAGTGGCCGCACCGCCGACGAGATCGCGCCGAGTGAGCTGGCCGTGGTGATCTGGGCCGCCAACCTGGGCACCCTGCGTTTCCACCCGTGGCCGGTCAGCGCCACCGACGTGGAACGCCCCGACCAGCTCCGCATCGACCTCGACCCGTTGCCCGGCGTCGGCTTCGAGCAGGTGGTGCCGGTGGCCCGGGAGGTCTGCGCCTTCCTCGCCGAGCTGGGGATGACCGGCTATCCGAAGACCACCGGCGGGCGGGGCCTGCACATCTACCTGTCGATCGAGCCGCGGTGGGGCTTCGGTGAGTGCCGGCGCGCGGTGCTCGCGTTGGGCCGGGAGATGCAGCGCCGATTGCCGGAGCTGGTCACCACCACCTGGTGGCGCGACCAGCGGGACCGTCCGGTCTTCGTGGACTACAACCAGATGTCCCGGGACCACACGATGGCCTCGGCGTACTCCATCCGCCCGACGCCCCGGGCGCTGGTGTCGGCGCCGCTGGAGTGGGCGGAGCTGGACGACGCCCGCCCGGAGGACTTCGACGTCCTGTCCATGCCGGCGCGCTTCGCCGAGCGCGGCGACCCGCACGCCGGTCTGGACGGTGACCGGCACTCGCTGGAGCCGCTGTTGGAGTTGGCCGACCGGGAAGGGCTGGAGGCCCCACCCGAGCGGTGA
- a CDS encoding hemerythrin domain-containing protein, whose amino-acid sequence MSTDAIVLLKEDHKEMRRLFKAFQDAEEGPASRRQKLVNQILEALTVHTYLENEVMYPEVRRLLPDLEDDILESYEEHHVADVLCAELAAMDASDERFNAKTTVLIENVTHHVEEEEEEWFPKVRDALGRKQLQEIGEKMIALRADAPRTPTEPKAIKKAMDAMTA is encoded by the coding sequence GTGTCGACCGATGCGATCGTCCTGCTCAAAGAGGACCACAAGGAAATGCGCCGACTGTTCAAGGCCTTCCAGGATGCCGAGGAGGGGCCGGCGAGCAGGCGGCAGAAGCTGGTGAACCAGATCCTCGAGGCCCTCACCGTGCACACCTACCTCGAGAACGAGGTGATGTACCCGGAGGTCCGCCGGCTGCTGCCCGACCTGGAGGACGACATCCTCGAGTCGTACGAGGAGCACCACGTCGCCGACGTGCTCTGCGCCGAGCTGGCCGCCATGGACGCCTCCGACGAACGCTTCAACGCCAAGACCACCGTCCTCATCGAGAACGTCACGCACCACGTCGAGGAGGAAGAGGAGGAGTGGTTCCCGAAGGTCCGCGACGCGCTGGGGCGTAAGCAGCTCCAGGAGATCGGCGAGAAGATGATCGCGCTGCGGGCCGACGCCCCGCGTACCCCCACCGAGCCGAAGGCGATCAAGAAGGCGATGGACGCGATGACCGCGTGA
- a CDS encoding alpha-ketoacid dehydrogenase subunit beta, whose translation MMATTMAKALNTALADALAADDRVVVFGEDVGQLGGVFRITDGLQARFGENRCFDTPLAEAGIVGFAVGLAMSGLRPVVEMQFDAFAYPAFEQIASHVAKLRNRTRGALSVPIVIRVPYAGGIGGVEHHCDSSEAYYAHTPGLKVVTPATVEDAYSLLREAIDDPDPVVFMEPKKLYFASADAALPARAEPFGKAVVRRPGRDATLVAYGPAVPVALEAAEAAREEGWDLEVVDVRTIVPFDDATITASVRRTGRCVVIQEAPGFAGVGAEIAARVQERCFHALHAPVLRVAGLDIPYPAPMLEHTHLPGVDRVLDAVARLQWDDQPDARWAAA comes from the coding sequence CTGATGGCCACCACCATGGCGAAGGCGCTCAACACCGCGCTCGCCGACGCCCTCGCCGCCGACGACCGGGTCGTCGTCTTCGGTGAGGACGTCGGTCAACTCGGTGGCGTCTTCCGGATCACCGACGGCCTCCAGGCCCGCTTCGGCGAGAACCGCTGCTTCGACACCCCCCTCGCCGAGGCCGGCATCGTCGGCTTCGCCGTCGGCCTGGCCATGTCCGGGCTGCGGCCGGTGGTCGAGATGCAGTTCGACGCGTTCGCGTACCCGGCGTTCGAGCAGATCGCCTCGCACGTCGCGAAGCTGCGCAACCGCACCCGGGGCGCGTTGAGCGTGCCGATCGTCATCCGCGTGCCGTACGCCGGCGGCATCGGCGGGGTCGAGCACCACTGCGACTCGTCCGAGGCGTACTACGCGCACACCCCCGGACTGAAGGTGGTCACCCCGGCGACCGTCGAGGACGCGTACTCCCTGCTGCGCGAGGCGATCGACGACCCCGACCCGGTGGTCTTCATGGAGCCCAAGAAGCTCTACTTCGCCAGCGCCGACGCGGCGCTGCCCGCGCGTGCCGAGCCGTTCGGGAAGGCCGTGGTGCGTCGGCCCGGACGCGACGCCACCCTCGTGGCGTACGGGCCGGCGGTGCCGGTCGCGCTGGAGGCCGCCGAGGCCGCCCGCGAGGAGGGCTGGGACCTGGAGGTGGTGGACGTCCGCACCATCGTGCCGTTCGACGACGCCACGATCACCGCCTCGGTCCGGCGTACCGGCCGGTGCGTGGTGATCCAGGAGGCCCCCGGCTTCGCGGGTGTCGGCGCGGAGATCGCCGCCCGGGTGCAGGAACGGTGCTTCCACGCGTTGCACGCCCCGGTGCTGCGGGTGGCCGGGCTGGACATCCCGTACCCGGCGCCGATGCTGGAGCACACCCACCTGCCCGGTGTGGACCGGGTCCTCGACGCGGTGGCCCGCCTGCAGTGGGACGACCAGCCCGACGCGCGCTGGGCGGCGGCATGA
- a CDS encoding histidine phosphatase family protein — MAELATLWIIRHGESTANVAATRAEASGEELIGLRHRDADVPLSPTGEEQARATGRWLAELPPDRRPDVAVVSPYLRAVTTCELALDGTGVPVSRDERLRDRELGILDGLTGHGVRRRYPDEAERRTRLGKFYYRPPGGESWTDVALRLRTLLGDLRRDHEGRRVLLFGHDALVFLLRYLVEGLTEADLMALTREHVIANCSVTDWSADERGRLTLGGFNEVGHLHRQGAQPTREDEIHAEPV; from the coding sequence ATGGCGGAACTGGCGACTCTCTGGATCATCCGACACGGTGAGAGCACCGCGAACGTGGCGGCCACCCGGGCCGAGGCGTCCGGCGAGGAGCTGATCGGGCTCCGTCACCGCGACGCCGACGTGCCGCTCTCCCCCACCGGCGAGGAGCAGGCCCGGGCCACCGGCCGTTGGCTGGCCGAGTTGCCGCCGGACCGCCGGCCGGACGTGGCGGTGGTCTCGCCGTACCTGCGGGCGGTCACGACCTGCGAGTTGGCGCTGGACGGCACCGGCGTGCCGGTCAGCCGCGACGAGCGGCTGCGCGACCGGGAGCTGGGCATCCTCGACGGCCTGACCGGGCACGGGGTACGCCGTCGGTACCCGGACGAGGCGGAGCGCCGGACCCGGCTCGGCAAGTTCTACTACCGGCCGCCGGGCGGCGAGTCCTGGACCGACGTGGCGCTGCGGCTGCGGACCCTCCTCGGCGACCTGCGCCGGGACCACGAGGGCCGGCGTGTCCTGCTGTTCGGCCACGACGCGCTGGTCTTCCTGCTGCGTTACCTGGTGGAGGGGCTGACCGAGGCGGACCTGATGGCGCTGACCCGCGAGCACGTGATCGCCAACTGCTCCGTCACCGACTGGTCCGCCGACGAACGGGGTCGGCTGACTCTGGGTGGGTTCAACGAGGTCGGGCACCTGCACCGGCAGGGCGCCCAGCCGACCAGGGAGGACGAGATCCATGCCGAACCGGTCTGA
- a CDS encoding NAD(P)H-hydrate dehydratase, with product MPNRSEVQVITPGLLREWALPVPTGGKESRGTVLVVGGSRFTPGAVLLAGVAALRAGAGVLQLAAAESTAATLSIQVPEALVVGLPETVDGAVAADRGGQLGELVAEADVVALGPGLKAIDETDRLLRLVLDAARPHTSLVLDAYALGALSHAPDLLVGSGRPVVLTPNVTEAGHLLGRDPGEDLDAEAAEVATRYEAVVSLYGHVAAPDGRGWREESADAGLGTSGSGDVLAGLLAGLLSRGADPAQAACWGSFAHAVSGQRLIPRYGRIGFLARELLDEIPGTLSMV from the coding sequence ATGCCGAACCGGTCTGAGGTGCAGGTGATCACGCCGGGGCTGCTGCGGGAGTGGGCGCTGCCGGTGCCGACCGGGGGCAAGGAGAGCCGGGGCACCGTCCTGGTCGTCGGCGGTTCCCGCTTCACTCCGGGCGCGGTGCTCCTCGCCGGGGTGGCGGCGCTGCGCGCCGGCGCCGGGGTGCTCCAGCTCGCCGCCGCCGAGTCCACCGCCGCCACGCTGAGCATCCAGGTGCCCGAGGCGCTGGTGGTCGGGTTGCCGGAGACCGTCGACGGCGCGGTCGCCGCCGACCGGGGCGGCCAACTCGGCGAGCTGGTGGCCGAGGCCGACGTGGTGGCCCTCGGCCCCGGGCTGAAGGCGATCGACGAGACCGACCGCCTGCTGCGGCTCGTCCTGGACGCCGCCCGCCCGCACACGTCGCTGGTGCTCGACGCGTACGCCCTCGGCGCCCTCAGCCACGCGCCGGACCTGCTGGTCGGCTCGGGCCGACCCGTGGTGCTCACGCCCAACGTCACTGAGGCTGGGCACCTGCTCGGGCGGGATCCGGGCGAGGACCTCGACGCCGAGGCGGCCGAGGTGGCCACGCGCTACGAGGCGGTGGTGTCGCTGTACGGGCACGTGGCCGCCCCCGACGGGCGGGGCTGGCGGGAGGAGAGCGCGGACGCCGGGTTGGGCACCTCCGGCAGCGGGGACGTGCTCGCCGGGTTGTTGGCCGGGCTGCTGTCCCGGGGAGCGGATCCGGCGCAGGCCGCCTGCTGGGGATCGTTCGCGCACGCGGTGAGCGGTCAACGGCTGATCCCCCGGTACGGCCGGATCGGCTTCCTCGCCCGGGAACTGCTCGACGAGATCCCCGGCACCCTGTCCATGGTCTGA
- a CDS encoding Lrp/AsnC family transcriptional regulator: MSQETADEAGRAAGSGRSARALDEVDRRILDELVRDGRTSVRTLAERIHISRTNAYARVERLLRDGVITGFRAQVAPEAAGLGTSAYIALTIEQNTWREVSAELARVRYIAHAALLGGDHDVLALVRAPDNAALRDVVLGRVQSIPGVLSTRTWLVFEEFDGAGSPWA, translated from the coding sequence GTGAGCCAGGAGACCGCCGACGAAGCGGGCCGGGCGGCAGGATCGGGACGATCGGCCCGAGCTCTGGACGAGGTGGACCGGCGGATCCTCGACGAGCTGGTCCGCGACGGTCGCACGTCGGTGCGTACCCTCGCCGAACGGATCCACATCTCCCGCACCAACGCGTACGCCCGGGTGGAGCGGCTGCTGCGCGACGGGGTGATCACCGGGTTCCGGGCCCAGGTGGCGCCCGAGGCGGCCGGGTTGGGCACCTCGGCGTACATCGCGTTGACGATCGAGCAGAACACCTGGCGGGAGGTGTCGGCCGAGCTGGCCCGGGTGCGCTACATCGCGCACGCCGCGCTGCTCGGCGGCGACCACGACGTCCTCGCGCTGGTCCGCGCGCCGGACAACGCCGCGCTGCGGGACGTGGTGCTGGGCCGGGTGCAGAGCATCCCGGGGGTGCTGTCCACCCGCACCTGGCTGGTGTTCGAGGAGTTCGACGGTGCGGGCAGCCCGTGGGCCTGA
- a CDS encoding acyltransferase family protein: protein MTTPALIRSRGTLADLLSGRSNGIGLIRLCLAVGVVLSHSKPLGFGANDLGYHLTGRQTNVGTMAVYGFFVLSGLLITRSARRTGLIRYAWHRALRIFPGLWVCLLITALVVAPLVALREHGSTDGFFDNAWEPGGPLAYLQANWWTGVRQYGIHDLLRDTTPWGDKSNSSVFNGALWSLKYEMFCYVVVGVLAATAVLRNARRFVLFLTVALYLSILHDWVSSGQFSGPVSTASWSFNSPLVGGMSFHYIVYLGFLFAFGATLDLYRERVPINDALGIGSAVALGLSLLFGGFFVIGLPAFAYLLVWLSVRMPRQLHWVGRKNDYSYGIYIYGFVFQQVMASLGWSRWGYVPFAAMSVAAAFAAAFLSWKLVERPALRLKDWTPGFVARRSTPAVPPEQQTAVAEEPPGTPPTQVGGPTQELPQQPATLVPGR from the coding sequence ATGACTACCCCCGCCCTCATCCGATCCCGTGGCACGCTGGCCGACCTGCTCTCCGGCCGCAGCAACGGCATCGGCCTGATCCGACTCTGCCTCGCCGTCGGCGTCGTGCTGTCGCACTCCAAGCCCCTCGGCTTCGGGGCCAACGACCTCGGCTACCACCTCACCGGTCGGCAGACCAACGTCGGCACCATGGCCGTCTACGGCTTCTTCGTCCTCTCCGGCCTGCTGATCACCCGCAGCGCCCGGCGTACCGGCCTGATCCGCTACGCCTGGCACCGGGCCCTGCGCATCTTCCCCGGGCTCTGGGTCTGCCTGCTGATCACCGCGCTGGTCGTCGCCCCGCTGGTCGCGCTGCGCGAACACGGCAGCACCGACGGCTTCTTCGACAACGCCTGGGAGCCCGGCGGTCCGCTGGCCTACCTACAGGCCAACTGGTGGACCGGCGTCCGCCAGTACGGCATCCACGACCTGCTCAGGGACACCACCCCCTGGGGCGACAAGAGCAACTCCAGCGTCTTCAACGGTGCCCTGTGGTCGCTGAAGTACGAGATGTTCTGCTACGTCGTGGTGGGAGTGCTCGCCGCGACGGCGGTGCTGCGCAACGCCCGCCGGTTCGTGCTGTTCCTGACCGTCGCGCTCTACCTGAGCATCCTGCACGACTGGGTGAGCTCCGGTCAGTTCAGCGGCCCGGTGTCCACGGCGAGCTGGTCGTTCAACTCGCCCCTGGTCGGCGGGATGAGCTTCCACTACATCGTCTATCTGGGCTTCCTCTTCGCCTTCGGCGCGACCCTGGACCTCTACCGGGAGCGGGTGCCGATCAACGACGCGCTGGGCATCGGCTCGGCGGTGGCGCTCGGGCTGTCGCTGCTGTTCGGCGGGTTCTTCGTCATCGGTCTGCCGGCGTTCGCGTACCTGCTGGTCTGGCTGTCGGTGCGGATGCCGCGCCAGCTGCACTGGGTGGGCCGCAAGAACGACTACTCGTACGGCATCTACATCTACGGGTTCGTCTTCCAGCAGGTGATGGCGAGCCTCGGTTGGAGCCGGTGGGGCTACGTGCCGTTCGCCGCGATGTCGGTGGCCGCCGCCTTCGCCGCCGCGTTCCTGTCCTGGAAGCTGGTCGAACGGCCGGCGCTGCGGTTGAAGGACTGGACGCCGGGCTTCGTGGCCCGCCGGTCCACTCCGGCGGTGCCGCCCGAGCAGCAGACCGCCGTGGCCGAGGAACCACCCGGGACGCCGCCCACGCAGGTCGGCGGCCCGACGCAGGAACTCCCGCAGCAGCCCGCCACGCTCGTCCCCGGCCGCTAG
- a CDS encoding glycosyltransferase family 2 protein encodes MIVDIMLPYYGSVPLMQAAVRSVMAQSDPGWRLTVVDDGTEPGVPEWFAGIDDERVRYQRNEHNLGVTGNYRKCVGLAEHEYLVMMGTDDIMHPNYVATVRSVIEQYPGVCMIQPGVEVIDADGTVVNTMVDEAKRRLYAPRVESRELMGGEDLAASLLRGCWFYFPSICWRTDALKAVDFRDEFQVIQDLALVIDLIQRGEQMAVDNTLCFQYRRHAVSKSAADAVTGSRFTEARAYFVDVARRMDEHGWPRAARAARRYTSSRLHAITLLPTAVLSGKMAGVRSLSRHAFGPGR; translated from the coding sequence ATGATTGTTGACATCATGCTGCCGTACTACGGGAGTGTGCCCCTCATGCAGGCGGCGGTACGCAGCGTGATGGCGCAGAGTGACCCCGGTTGGCGCCTGACAGTGGTCGACGACGGCACCGAGCCGGGCGTGCCCGAGTGGTTCGCCGGGATCGACGACGAGCGGGTCCGCTACCAGCGCAACGAGCACAACCTCGGGGTCACCGGCAACTACCGCAAGTGCGTCGGCCTCGCCGAGCACGAGTACCTGGTGATGATGGGCACCGACGACATCATGCACCCCAACTACGTCGCCACCGTGCGATCGGTGATCGAGCAGTACCCGGGCGTGTGCATGATCCAGCCGGGCGTCGAGGTCATCGACGCCGACGGCACGGTGGTCAACACGATGGTCGACGAGGCCAAGCGGCGGCTCTACGCCCCCCGCGTCGAGTCCCGCGAGCTGATGGGCGGTGAGGACCTCGCGGCCAGCCTGCTGCGCGGCTGCTGGTTCTACTTCCCGTCGATCTGCTGGCGCACCGACGCGCTCAAGGCCGTCGACTTCCGCGACGAGTTCCAGGTCATCCAGGACCTGGCCCTGGTGATCGACCTGATCCAGCGGGGCGAGCAGATGGCCGTCGACAACACCCTCTGCTTCCAGTACCGGCGGCACGCGGTCAGCAAGTCCGCCGCCGACGCGGTCACCGGCTCCCGGTTCACCGAGGCGCGGGCGTACTTCGTCGACGTCGCGCGGCGGATGGACGAACACGGCTGGCCCCGCGCGGCCCGGGCCGCCCGGCGCTACACCTCGTCGCGCCTGCACGCGATCACCCTGCTGCCGACCGCGGTCCTCTCGGGCAAGATGGCCGGCGTACGCAGCCTGTCCCGGCACGCGTTCGGGCCGGGCCGATGA
- the pdhA gene encoding pyruvate dehydrogenase (acetyl-transferring) E1 component subunit alpha, translating into MTTTPQAVRRASPRTRRAATPPDPARPLLPNTEPVRLLDPTGTPLPARTDYPEPPVEVLRELYRRMVLGRRFDTQATALTKQGRLAVYPSSRGQEACQVGAVLAVRDTDWVFPTYRESMALVARGIDPVEVLTLLRGDWHCGYDPGEVRTAPQCTPLATQCVHAAGLAHGEAYQGRDTVALAFIGDGATSEGDFHEGINFAAVFKAPVVYFVQNNRYAISVPLSRQTAAPSLAYKGVGYGVPSEQVDGNDPVAVLAVLTRAVAHARAGNGPFLVEAHTYRMEPHTNADDASRYRDGAEVDAWRDRDPVARLETYLRARGVLDDAAVAEVAEQAEAYAADLRARMNEQPTVDPLSLFDHVYAQPTPQLVEQREQVRAELAAARDEEGNA; encoded by the coding sequence GTGACGACCACTCCCCAGGCGGTCCGCAGGGCATCCCCGCGCACCCGTCGAGCGGCCACCCCGCCCGACCCGGCGCGTCCGCTGCTGCCGAACACCGAGCCGGTCCGCCTGCTCGACCCGACCGGCACGCCGCTGCCCGCCCGCACCGACTACCCGGAGCCGCCCGTCGAGGTGCTGCGCGAGCTGTACCGCCGGATGGTGCTCGGCCGCCGCTTCGACACCCAGGCCACCGCCCTGACCAAGCAGGGTCGCCTGGCCGTGTACCCGTCCTCGCGGGGTCAGGAGGCGTGCCAGGTCGGCGCGGTCCTCGCGGTCCGCGACACCGACTGGGTCTTCCCCACCTACCGCGAGTCGATGGCTCTGGTTGCCCGGGGCATCGACCCGGTCGAGGTGCTCACCCTGCTGCGCGGCGACTGGCACTGCGGGTACGACCCGGGCGAGGTACGCACCGCTCCGCAGTGCACCCCGCTCGCCACCCAGTGCGTGCACGCCGCCGGGCTGGCGCACGGCGAGGCGTACCAGGGTCGCGACACCGTGGCGCTGGCCTTCATCGGTGACGGCGCGACCAGCGAGGGCGACTTCCACGAGGGGATCAACTTCGCCGCCGTGTTCAAGGCGCCGGTGGTCTACTTCGTGCAGAACAACAGGTACGCGATCAGCGTCCCGCTGTCCCGGCAGACCGCCGCGCCGTCGCTGGCCTACAAGGGCGTCGGCTACGGCGTACCGAGCGAGCAGGTCGACGGCAACGACCCGGTGGCGGTGCTCGCCGTGCTCACCCGCGCGGTCGCACACGCCCGCGCCGGCAACGGGCCGTTCCTGGTCGAGGCGCACACCTACCGGATGGAACCCCACACCAACGCCGACGACGCCAGCCGCTACCGGGACGGCGCCGAGGTCGACGCCTGGCGTGACCGGGACCCGGTCGCCCGCCTGGAGACCTACCTGCGCGCCCGTGGCGTCCTCGACGACGCGGCCGTCGCCGAGGTCGCCGAGCAGGCCGAGGCGTACGCGGCGGACCTGCGGGCGCGGATGAACGAGCAGCCCACCGTCGACCCGCTGAGCCTCTTCGACCACGTGTACGCCCAGCCCACCCCGCAGCTCGTCGAACAGCGCGAGCAGGTCCGTGCCGAACTGGCCGCCGCCCGCGACGAGGAGGGGAACGCCTGA
- a CDS encoding NAD-dependent epimerase/dehydratase family protein: MIIAPRGPADDAGQPLRVTVLGGTGFLGDPICRALADQGHTVVAVARTPKVIGAGVQVRALDLAEADVDEITEMLRDLDPHVVINAAGGMWGLTDAQMLAVNVTLVERLIEAAGRLPRRVRVVQLGSVHEYGLVPVGTSMPEQLTPAPVMPYGEFKVRCTTALTEAHRQGLVESVTLRVGNVIGAGQPGHSLLGVVAARLRDAQRTGERARLELAPLGSQRDFVGLSDVVAAVLLAVTRRDAAGRVINIGRGVAASARDMVQLLINASEVPTDLVEAERTGPAETTWQRLDVGLAAEVLGWSPSDDLHTEMKQLWEHAGAEVPA; the protein is encoded by the coding sequence ATGATCATCGCTCCACGAGGTCCGGCGGACGACGCCGGGCAGCCCCTGCGGGTGACAGTGCTGGGCGGCACCGGCTTCCTCGGCGACCCGATCTGCCGGGCCCTGGCCGACCAGGGCCACACGGTGGTCGCCGTCGCGCGCACCCCGAAGGTCATCGGCGCGGGTGTGCAGGTCCGGGCCCTGGACCTGGCCGAGGCCGACGTCGACGAGATCACCGAGATGCTGCGTGACCTCGACCCGCACGTGGTGATCAACGCGGCGGGCGGGATGTGGGGTCTGACCGATGCGCAGATGCTCGCCGTCAACGTCACACTGGTCGAGCGACTGATCGAGGCCGCCGGTCGACTGCCGCGGCGGGTCCGCGTGGTCCAGTTGGGCAGCGTGCACGAGTACGGGCTGGTCCCGGTCGGCACCTCGATGCCCGAGCAGCTGACCCCGGCCCCCGTGATGCCGTACGGCGAGTTCAAGGTGCGCTGCACCACCGCGCTCACCGAGGCGCACCGGCAGGGCCTGGTCGAGAGCGTCACGCTGCGGGTCGGCAACGTCATCGGCGCCGGTCAGCCCGGGCACAGCCTGCTCGGCGTGGTCGCGGCCCGGCTGCGCGACGCGCAACGCACCGGTGAGCGGGCCCGGTTGGAGTTGGCCCCGCTCGGCTCCCAGCGCGACTTCGTCGGCCTCAGTGACGTCGTCGCCGCCGTGCTGCTGGCCGTGACCCGCCGCGACGCGGCCGGCCGCGTGATCAACATCGGTCGGGGGGTGGCGGCCAGCGCGCGTGATATGGTCCAGCTCCTCATCAATGCCAGCGAGGTGCCGACCGACCTGGTCGAGGCCGAGCGCACCGGCCCCGCCGAGACCACCTGGCAGCGGCTCGACGTCGGGTTGGCCGCCGAGGTGCTCGGTTGGTCGCCGAGCGATGATCTGCACACCGAGATGAAGCAGTTGTGGGAGCACGCCGGCGCCGAGGTGCCCGCCTGA
- a CDS encoding glycosyltransferase family 39 protein: protein MSDRAVATDAQPAQTNAGGPPPPATAPEPRPLRLARRVARSVWFWPTAFAALAVGWRLGSPEMWHDELVTIDVATRSTGQILGMLANVDAVHGAYYLFMHGWTTLFGTGPAAVRLPSALAMVLATACVALAGRRLFDHRTGVAAGFVFALLPTVTRFGQETRSYAFVVLGAAAATLFLLRALERPGVLRWAAYALAVAGTGLVNVVALTMLLGHGVAVLIHCWRERRWWSLAWFTLATAAGAAIAAPVILRGMKQAGRQISWIPDSSPWTVWEQVYGSTLIAVAVTALAVVGLLAHLRRDTVARTLSAALIAALPVPVILVAATGDINYFFSKYLLFLMPAWAVLAGAGLAALRRPPLVAVALVVVAALSVPGQLAMRGEYSHGWYTYPQKRAFDPLSYTEAAEVIEAGYQPGDGLVAGAPWWWMHEVGVRYYLPADVSPRNVFQQRSAARSNELFATDCGNPAKCLRDEPRIWVLLPVHTDEPLKALPKKQAAALTERYAVVRVTTVTGLTVALLQRRG from the coding sequence ATGTCAGACCGCGCCGTCGCCACTGACGCGCAGCCCGCGCAGACCAACGCCGGGGGCCCGCCCCCACCCGCCACCGCGCCCGAGCCTCGGCCGCTGCGGCTCGCCCGCCGGGTGGCCCGGAGCGTCTGGTTCTGGCCGACGGCGTTCGCCGCGCTGGCGGTCGGCTGGCGACTCGGCAGCCCGGAGATGTGGCACGACGAGCTGGTCACCATCGACGTGGCGACCCGGTCCACCGGGCAGATCCTCGGCATGCTGGCGAACGTCGACGCCGTGCACGGGGCCTACTACCTCTTCATGCACGGCTGGACGACGCTCTTCGGCACCGGGCCGGCCGCGGTGCGGCTGCCGTCGGCGCTGGCGATGGTCCTGGCCACCGCGTGCGTGGCGCTGGCCGGGCGGCGACTGTTCGACCACCGGACGGGTGTCGCCGCCGGGTTCGTCTTCGCCCTGCTGCCCACCGTCACCCGATTCGGGCAGGAGACCCGGTCGTACGCGTTCGTCGTCCTCGGCGCCGCCGCCGCCACGCTGTTCCTGCTCCGCGCGCTGGAGCGGCCGGGGGTCCTGCGGTGGGCGGCGTACGCGCTCGCGGTGGCCGGCACCGGCCTGGTCAACGTCGTCGCGCTGACCATGCTGCTCGGGCACGGGGTGGCCGTCCTGATCCACTGCTGGCGGGAGCGGCGCTGGTGGTCGCTGGCCTGGTTCACGCTCGCCACCGCCGCCGGGGCGGCCATCGCCGCGCCGGTGATCCTGCGCGGGATGAAGCAGGCGGGCCGACAGATCAGCTGGATCCCGGACAGCTCGCCCTGGACGGTCTGGGAGCAGGTCTACGGTTCGACGTTGATCGCCGTCGCGGTGACCGCGCTGGCCGTGGTGGGCCTGCTGGCCCACCTGCGCCGCGACACCGTGGCCCGGACGCTGAGCGCGGCGCTGATCGCCGCGCTGCCGGTGCCGGTGATCCTGGTGGCCGCCACCGGCGACATCAACTACTTCTTCTCCAAGTACCTGCTGTTCCTGATGCCGGCCTGGGCGGTGCTCGCCGGCGCGGGGCTCGCCGCGCTGCGTCGTCCCCCGCTGGTCGCGGTGGCGCTCGTCGTGGTCGCCGCCCTGTCCGTGCCCGGCCAGCTCGCCATGCGCGGCGAGTACTCACACGGCTGGTACACGTACCCGCAGAAGCGGGCGTTCGACCCGCTGTCCTACACCGAGGCCGCCGAGGTCATCGAGGCGGGCTACCAACCCGGCGACGGGCTCGTCGCCGGCGCACCGTGGTGGTGGATGCACGAGGTCGGCGTGCGCTACTACCTCCCGGCGGACGTCTCGCCGCGCAACGTCTTCCAACAGCGGTCGGCGGCCAGGAGCAACGAGCTGTTCGCCACCGACTGCGGTAACCCGGCGAAGTGCCTGCGGGACGAGCCACGCATCTGGGTGCTGCTGCCGGTGCACACCGACGAGCCGTTGAAGGCGCTGCCGAAGAAGCAGGCGGCGGCGCTCACCGAGCGGTACGCAGTGGTCCGGGTGACCACGGTGACCGGGCTGACCGTCGCGCTGCTGCAACGGCGGGGCTGA